The window GTAACGTAGAATTCAACAGCTATGGGTGGAGATAACAGGTTAAATTGCCATGGCTGTACCAATGACCTGTAGTGACCCTGTGATGTTTGACCCAATCCAAATGATTGGTTATGCATATATATGGATACTTACCATGTACAAACATAGGCTCAAACATATATGATAACAAGGAATTAACTGCAAATAGTGTATTTATTAGCATGCATATACAAGAAGAAAATATTGACATAATGCTTGGCACCTAAAAACCTATTAATTTATCTTATTAATTGAGCAAATTAGACTGGATAAACACTGCATGTAAAGATGACTTTCTTGTCCACCTTGTACTATAAAAAACATGCAGACTTGCACGCAACTGCAATATTATATACATTCAGGTCCAACTAAATTAAATATCATTATTTTGCAGCAAAAGGCTTAAGTTTAAATACTTCATATcaccaaaaaaaatctgaatttccACACGCTGGATATTGAAAAGTCATGACTTTACCCAGACATGTTCACTCTGTAACTAGAACCCTCCAAAAACATCACATAACTCGTAAAGGCACGCACATTAGAAATGCTACATGCAtgcatgtacaaacacacacatacatcatctgcacatacccacacaccttccacacacacaaaaactcacacacacacacacacacacaaacacagtggtAAGCCCAAGCCTGGTGGAGGTACCTTCACACAGATGTTGCTCAGTCACTCAGGCATGAAATCAGCACCATTAACAAACCAACCGTGTCCATCTGTTTGATTAGTGCTTGACTTGCAGCAGAGAAGGCAAATAATGTggagcacacatacacaattaGAATTAAACTGCTTTTGCTTGAAAATATCATTATTCAAAAGGAAATAAAGGAGCTTCCATGGAGCAATTCAAGTGTGGAGTCCTTCAAAACACTGGCCAATATTTTCTTGAAATAccagtaaaaacatttcaaaggagAAAATAGGCTACGTTTGAAAAacaggaggaaggaaggaaaggtAGCAGAAGCGAAAGAGGATGTGGCCCAGGGTGTGTAGTAGAGGAACAGGCAGAGAGTAAACTGTCATCAGTGAGATCCAATAAGATTGCATGTACTTGAGTGAGTGCTCGCAAGCGAGAAATAGAAACAGTGGTAGCGGTATTATACAagcatttgaaaaggaaatataaacacacactaccacattttatttctttgtgtagGTGGAGCTACAGACTCCCGCGCGCATCTATAAAATAACCTTTAACCCAAATACCAGGTCATTGCATTTATGGCTGTTATTATCATTCCAGATAAAGCCTTTATATGTATAACACAGCCTGATCACCAGATGAGGACCAGAAACCTCTGGTCCGAATCACGTCAGGAAAAACTCCTCACTCTACTAGCAAGGCTTTGTGAAGCCAGGCCTTAAGAGCCTTGATAAAACAGCACTCAGTAGAATGAGCTCCAGCTGAGGGTCCCTATAGAGATTAGAGTCTGACAGGCGCTAGACGACAGCCACACCGTCTCCACCAGGCTGAAGTGCAGCAGGCCCAGGGCAAAGCCGCACGCCATGTCAGTCAGGTGGTGCCTACCCAGCAGCACCCGGGACATGCCCACCAGGAAGGCCCAGAGCACCAGCAGGATGCGGAGTGGGACGGCCAGGACCAGGTGAGACAGCAGGAACTTAGAGACCATGGCGGCGCGGCTGGCATGGGCCGCTGGGAAGGAGTACACATCCATGGCACAGTAGTCCAGGAATCCAGGACTCATCTCCCAGGGTCCTTTACGTTTGATCAGCTTTTGGACCCCAGCCACTGTCATGATGTCAAGTAGGAGGGCTGTGGAGGAATAACACATCTATAGGTTGGTAAGGCAGCCCTGGCTTTAGAGAACATTTGAGAGTTTTGTAGGACTGGGGTGCATCCCAGTAACCCCCCTTCAGTTCACCGAGAGTGATCGGAATGTATTCACTTCCATGTTACAGCTTCCCAATGGGAGACATTATAAAGGACTTTGCATTTTCTACCACAAACCCTTGTAATAAGACTGCAACAAACAGAAATGGTATATCATATTCTattattctattttattatatgtccggtttagggtgggggaatagtaatgtgtgtgtctaaagCAAGTTTGAGGAGGCTACACGTCAgtgcaaactgatagatggtAACAatttggtaaaaataaatattttcattaacttaaaacattcactgcagatgtcttctggtcatttaggCTGGTATTTATGCTAGTAGCCCAGTAGAAAtcttacatatggcccctttaatTGAAAATCGAAAAACTTGAAATTACTTCCAGCTCTGTGTACTCTCTTCAATCATAGCTGTGAGCAAAGCAACAACTGGCTGCCTCTCGTTACTCAACACATGGTTATGTTTTAACCACACTGTAATGGGAAGAAAAGGAAAGCAAAACTAAGTAGAGTGTGACTGCGGACGTTAACAAGCCTCTTGTCATCCCACACATTAGGTAGTAAACAACAAAAGTATCAACTGTTGTTTACTGAGTATAGCTTAGTGTCACTGTACTGCTTTTGAGTCGTTGTAAGTGCTATTTCAATGGTTTTGATAGGAGACGGTTAGTGTCCACAGAAGAGTTTCAGCGCTAAGATAAACTAATGCTACCTACAATTTTCTAATCTGTAAATatctgtaaataattttttcaaaagCCCCAAATATAGAAGTACTGCTTTGTTCAAACATGATGGTACCTTATCTTATTCAGGATAACTATTAATTACCATAACAATGTCCAACCAGAATACCCCAAATAGACCCAAATTAACCAGAGATTATAAAATGAACACAATAGAGTTTCAGTCCACAGATTTGCAGTCCACAGAGTTTTTCTGAATAATCTCTTTACTGGTATAATACACAAAACCCTCCTACACAACAGCCCAAAGCAACTAGGCATCCTGCACAGGAGCAATAATATAATCCTTCAGGCTTTCAGTTGTCAAAGGGGACATAGAGAAATGGCTGGTATGAACCAGCATATTCTGGATGCCAACATGGTGGGTATGCAATAGCAAAGGGCTGTGTAGGAGTACATTTAGATAAATGGGGACCAATACACACGTTGCAACATGTTGGATGTATTTACAatacttttaaataaatacatgttgcAACATGTTGGATGTATTTATAGTACTTTCTAAGAAACACATGTTGCAATATGTGTCTATAGTACTTTTGAAGAATCACATAGATGAACAGTGTCCCTTTTTTGTTCTGATACACATGCAATCCACTCAAATCAATCTGGAGTATAGTGTACAGCTTGCCACAGAAGTATCTAAACACAATCACCTAAAATTAGTTGACTGAGTGATTGATGAGTTGATGATTCCCCTACTGCTAGTTAGAAAAATCATGGTAAGTTAAGTACTACATAATATTACGTTGCGTTTTATTTATGTGACTACAAATATTGGGTAGATACATAGTTAACCTATGAATAACATCAATGAGGAGTATAATGATGATACTTTGGAAAAGTATTCCACTGTAGGTTATGCAGAAGCTGGGCATGAGAAGGGAAAGCATTGTGTAAGCCTGTTTCTAAAGGTAGGCCTGTGTTTGACACCCATTATTATTACTTACTTAGTCTTTTGATGGAGGCTGCTGTCTTGTTAAAATGTCTACTCCTTCAGTCCAAAGTCAACTTATGATGTGAGGAGTCCTTAAGTCCCCAAGCCTAATAtgatttatattttagttttatattaatcatattaaaacatatatgcACTAATACAGAGGTATAcagaatataataaaaaataaacaactgatAGCACACCTGAAGTGAAATAACCAGGTGGAATTACatctgtaatatttttttaattttacaaCTACAACCTTGGAGCAATTATGGTTGGAATATTGATTGAAGATGTATTCTAGCAACTTTTGAGTTACTGATTAGGGGCTGTAACAGctagaccagtgtttcccaatcctggtcctggtcctggggaccccaaggagtgcacatttttgtttttgccctagcactcacacacctgattcaaattgaagacttgatgataggttgattactgtcaatcaagtgtgtaagtggtagggcaacatttgaatcagtgtGAGTGTTAGACCAAAAACAAAACGATGCATCCCTGGGGTCCCCATGACCCGGATGGGATAAACTGCGGTAGACTATGATACCTGCTGCGCTCTATGACACCATGGATAACCCTTTCTATTTTTGAGACCGTTTTTTTCCTGACAGTGTACacctataaaaatgtatttagacaCACTACAATGTGCTAAATAAGATCTGAATTACACATAATCTACAATTAAATAAACGAATGGCCTACACATAGTTTTGGGTATTGAGTGAGGAGAACATTTACCAAGTAACAGATTCACCAAGACCTCTTGTCCCGCCAACGTGTTACTCCTGGTCAGACACACGATAGTGCCGAAGATCCACGTGATGCCGTGCCCCGTAAGAGCGAGTAAGGTGACCATGGAACGAACGCTGCCCCAGGACGACGACGTGTAGGCGCAGACCCCTAAGCGCTTGGACAGACAAATGTCAATGGCGAGGAGGGAGCTCATCGCTATCCCCTTGAAGGAAGGGTTCAGTTGGATACAGTCCTCCTCAGGCAATTTCGCGGGCTCTTTCCTATCCCTGTTGGTACTCTCGGTAGGTTCCTGCGGGTCGCAAGGTTGGCTTGCTTGGTGTTTGGGTTGGCCCTGTCGCCTCGCGGTGCCCCTACTCTCCGAGTTGCTGTTTCGAAGTGGTTGGTTCAGGGACATGAACTCGGGTCTGCTTAGGACGTTGTTGCGATCCCGTGTCCTGGACCTAGAACTCGGAAGTGCGGGCATGTTGGATTGATCCCACTGTGccttattgtaaaaaaaaaagaagtgatTTACTACTTTTTAAAATGGCTATGTGTTGTTTTATGCACGACGGGTATATGTCCAAAAATGTGCTCTCTTCCCGTGTCCTTGCCCTCCTGCAGCCCTTTCAAATAGTACTATATTTAGTCGGGTTGGAATGCGCGCTACCCATGCGGCTACGTTTAGCCTACAACGGGATCCATGCTGACACGGGGTTGACAGCCATCTGCCTCGGCCAATCGAACGAGACATAAACAACAGTGAAAATATAACGTTATAATCAGCTTTTgacatatacaaaataaaatgttcgaCCATTAACAAATAACATGGAATGGCATGGACTTTTTGTTTTAATCCCGAACGGCAGACGGGGATACTGGTGCAAGTATTACTATATTATTAACATAAACTAAAGCACTGCCTTTTCACGAAAGTCGATATGCCATAGAGGCCTACTGTACATTTCTGTTATGCAAAACCACAAATCTGAATGCCATCATCTTACCAGGTCAAAGTAAGATTGGGCTACGGTTCAAATCCCTCTCGTACAACACTTCCACGTTTGAAATTTAGAGAATGCTGTACGGAATTTAAGAAAGATATAGCCTAGTCCCGATTATATTAAGTCAATCAACGAACAAACATCCATAGGCAGCTCGATGAGTCATTCAGTATATGGAAAATACAAGAGCTCTTTCGATCGTGTCAGTCGTTTTCCAGTGGACATGACGTAGACTACGCAATCCCACAGCCACTGCGCTCATCCATAGATGCGCTCTTCCGGGTGGGAGTTCTCCAAGGTGCTTAAATGGACAGCGACAAATATTTACGCCATAACCCATGGCACAAGGCATTTGTAAAACTGATAATAACccccaaataaataataaaggaTTACTGCAAATCAATACAAAATGAACATTAGCctacattataaaatgtatttcaccctatagataaaacataaaaagtgTTATTCTCAAGAGTAAATTAAAAGTACAGCTCACAGGCTTGAACGTAAGATAACTCAGTTAATTAAGTATGCacacttttaaataatttgcattgtcATAACATTTTTAACGAGGTATCTTAAGAATTGTATATGCATCCAAAGTAGATATAGGCTTTAGGCCTACACTACAGTCCTTAACCAACTACCAAAAAAGTAAATTAAATTATATGTAAACATTTCGAATGCAGTCGTATTCCTATAATAGCCAGACTAATTGGACTCCATATAGCAAGAATCCCATCACTACATTTCCCAGAATGCTTGCAATGGGGAGGGGAAGTGTCGTTTCAAAGGTACTTAAATAAAGGAGCTGCAGCTGAAGCTGCTAAAACAGACCAATGCGGGAGGGGGAGCCTGCCGTGTCCGCGATGGGACCGTCGCTGAGAAATGACAGTCTGTCTTGAAATTGGGACTAAATTACACTCAAACGACAGGGATTGGGAGAGAGCCTGTTGGAGTTATCGGACATTCCATAATAAgtaatcaaattggtatttattagtAAAAGAAGACATGGAACCAAACGGAGAGAGGAAAGTTGACCTGGTTGCCTTTGAATGTTGCGGTGTTCATTCTAACCCACgatgaaataaatgtaagttGAAATGATACCATAAAGGACCTTCAAATTAATCTCAAGCATAAGAAAGAAAGGAACAACTGTGAAGATAACGGAATTACTCCTCCAACCACGCGCGTACTCATCTAGTGCAGTCAAGAAACTGTCTTTAGGGACAAAAATTACAAGtgaaatttagaaaatattggTTCTAAAACACCTtttgaaatccaatatcaaatCGTTTTATTTTAGTTTGGCTAAACATTTCACTAAAGCAATTCCTTTTTGCATACCATATCAGACAATTTGCGTCGACTTAAGGTAGGGACAGCAGGCTGTTTATGATAGGCtatattttttccccttctACAGACTAATCCCCGTGCAGTTTTAGGCTATTGTATGATTGAACGCGGGCGATGTTTCTGTTGCAGTGAGAACCATCAAAACTTACTGTAGATGGGTTAtatattaataattacattttgatatgaTTAAATTAATATGCACGCACATCGAATTTACGTGATAATTATTATGTGTCATTGTATTATTACTATGGCATTAAATGTCAACAGTTTTTTGTTACATAATTAATACGTTGCTCAACGCAAGCAATTACTGACTGCTGCCGTACTATCTACACAACAACTGAAACCCCTCACTAGTGACCGAGCTGGTGGTAAATGAAAAATGGAATGAATAACCGAGAGAAAAGTAAATTTTAAGCACACTCGagaaaatgaaaatggacaTGAATAGGCTCACAAATGGGAAGCTTTAAGTGCTAATATGACGTCGAAATGTTACGTTAGCAGTTTTTGTAAATTATGCTTAGGTCATAATTAGCAAACCTGCCGTATTAAATGTGAGCGGTAGCTGGTCTACTGTACATCTCGGATGGCCGCTTCTCGTGTGATTGTTATACACCATACATCGGAAAAGGCACTTCTATTGATGGAGGAAGCTtcaagaaaaggaaaagaaagtTGCATCAGCACTCTTTTGAAGTGAGCGGATATGGCCAACGGAAGGCAGAAATCAATCTTCTGTGAATTTGATCAGAAATCTTTCATTATTGAGTAAAAACAGTACATTTTCCCTCATAGTGTTGGAATACAGACCTGGCTGCAAAATGCATGGCTTTTGTGAACATAACGAGATAGCCTAGTCATTCTCAACGGAGAACACTGGCCATTTTTTTGGTCTTTTTTAATAGTATTTTTTAACTATTGAAAATGTGGATGCAATTGTGAATTTGTTGGTGTTTCCATGCGTCTTTCTCCTCCAGACCTCGGGACGGTATTGTGGATTGTATTGCTATTTAATGCAATGGGCTGTATCCAGAGTATCAGGTGTAAGCCTAAGAGTTTCCGTGAAAGTATCATCGTACTCGAGGTGAACTCCTCCATCGACGCTAATCCAACCAGCATCGACGAGTCATCCAGCGTTGTTTTACGCTATCGGACACCGCACTTCCGAGCCTCGGCAGGGGTACTAGTGCCGCCGGTGGCCAGTAAAGAGACATGGACAGTTGGCTGGATTCAAGCATGCAACCACATGGAGTTCTACAACAAGTATGGAACTAAAGGGATGTGAGTATCAAGCAAACCTAACCCACATAAAAAGTTCATTTATTAAACCATGAGCATTCTAGGTGTGCTCCAAGTTCACCAACAGGTGAGAGATAATACCTTTCTTTACTTTAGGGCTGCGGTCTGATCATGTGCAGAGACAATTTGAGTGAACTAAGACCTAATAAAAAAAGTCGGAATTAACACGCCAGACAAAAAATACCTTCCATACATACATTCGATGAACTCCATTATTTAAATTCTTCATGTTCGTCTCTCAGTAGCATCAGCACTTGCACCTCAAATATGGActgcttaaaaaaattaagggaacatgtaatcattacagtataacaccaggtcaattcaacttcagggatatcatactgtccagttaggaagtataagcgattgtgaatcagtgtcatcTGTTTGGTTCAAATGGAAGTGACAATAGGTgcacaacagcaagacaacccccaaaaagggaatggttttgcaggtggtggccacagacaattgccccctccttatccttcctgactgatccttctctagttttgtgttttgctagtgccCTTGTCACTACTcatagcatgaggtggtacctgcagcccattcagctTGCACAGGTtgttcagctcctccaggatggaacatccatatgtgctgtcGCAAGAAGATTTACTGtgtttcccagtacagtctcaagagataccaggagacgggccttTAACACAAGGAGAGATGAACAGgaccgtagaagggcatcaacccggCAGCAGAatcagtatctgctcctttgtgcgaggaggaacaggaggagcactgccagagccctataaAATAACCTCCAGCTGGGGGCTTGTGTGCACATTTCTGACCAAACGGTCAGAAACCGACTTCATGAGGGTGGCATaagggcccaacatcctctagtgggacctgtgctcacagcccagcatcatgcagcttgattggcattcccCAGAGAACCCCAGAATTGGaaggtccgccattggcaccctgttctctttacagatgagagcagtttcacactgagcacatgtgacagacatgaaagaatCTGGAGATgcgtgaacgttatgctgcctgcaacatcatccagcatgaccggtttggtagtgggtcagtgatggtctggggaggcatatccttggagggtcgcacagatctccacgtgctagccaacggtaccctgactacTGTTAGGTACAGGGATGAAATTCTCGGAACCATCGTCAGAACTTACGCTGTTGCAGTGGgctctgggttcctcctggtgcaggacagtgCCCAGCCTCacgtggccagagtgtgtaggctgttcctggatgacgaaggcattgatgccattgactggccctcaagtttcccagatctgaatccaattgagaatgtctgggatgttatgtattggtgcatctgatgcgccaagtagtgccacagactgtccaggagctcattgatgccctgatccaagtctgggaggagattcctcaggacaccatccgctgtctcaccaggagcatgcccagatgatGTCAGgaatgcatacaggcacgtgtgGACGATAaatactactgagtcacattatgagttgccatgatgaaattcacatcagttggaacagcctgtgttttcaattgtttgctttgatttttagtgtgagtttgaatccagccctcagtcggttggtgattttggtttccattgactgttgttatgtcattttgttatcaacgaattacacaatgtacagtaaagacttcaatctttaatatatattgttcatcgagacctgatgtgtgctttaagtgttcccttaatttttgtaGGCAGTGTATTTTCAGATAGATCAGAGGTGGTAACTCCAGAAGGTTGGTAACTCTAGTAGTCAGCTCACACTGGCACCATGGTGACTATCCATGGGAAAAGTTACTAATATAATCCAGAGCGAATTATGTCAGCAAGTAGTATGTTGAACCAGCAACATCTAAACCCCTTAGTaactacaaaaatacatttacatacattttatgttaatttacTGAAGTGAATGTGGTGTGCTTGGTAGTCTTGAAGAATGTATTGTTGTGTAGTGATGGTAGGGATGGAATCTGCAATGATGGTTGGAGGCCTAGTGAGTGTAATAGTCTTAGGATCTTCACATATGGTAGTTATCGGTGTTGGTTTGCAGGTGTGGAATGTTATAGTGAGTTATACTGGGCTAGTATACTAGGCTGGAGTAAACACTATATAATAAGCAATATACTGTTTTTGTCTTTACATTCTGAACATTTTGTGGCAGTAATTTAACATTACAACATGGAAGCCTTGAGTCCACCGTTTAAATGAGTACATGTGATGAAGAGGTTAATGGATATCAACCACAACAACAGGGAATGTAATGGGAACAGGACAAATTCTAAACTCCTAAATCCCCCCTCCATATGAATTGGAGGTAGTCACTTGTACATTTCAAAAGGACCACTTCTAAATGCTGTACAGCAAAAAGAGCCATATATAAATGGACTAGTAACCAAAATGGGGGGCctgttacaataaataaatcatgcTGGGTGCCAGAGTCTGGAGTAGCGTTCTCTCAACTTCTGGCTACATATGCACCCTGGTGACAGGGGTGTGAGCCCTCACTTGGCTGACTGCTGTGGCCCTTCCTCACTGTTTCCCTCTACATGCCTGTCTCCTTCTACAT is drawn from Esox lucius isolate fEsoLuc1 chromosome 14, fEsoLuc1.pri, whole genome shotgun sequence and contains these coding sequences:
- the LOC105015111 gene encoding inactive phospholipid phosphatase 7, which encodes MPALPSSRSRTRDRNNVLSRPEFMSLNQPLRNSNSESRGTARRQGQPKHQASQPCDPQEPTESTNRDRKEPAKLPEEDCIQLNPSFKGIAMSSLLAIDICLSKRLGVCAYTSSSWGSVRSMVTLLALTGHGITWIFGTIVCLTRSNTLAGQEVLVNLLLALLLDIMTVAGVQKLIKRKGPWEMSPGFLDYCAMDVYSFPAAHASRAAMVSKFLLSHLVLAVPLRILLVLWAFLVGMSRVLLGRHHLTDMACGFALGLLHFSLVETVWLSSSACQTLISIGTLSWSSFY